In Ischnura elegans chromosome 6, ioIscEleg1.1, whole genome shotgun sequence, one genomic interval encodes:
- the LOC124160323 gene encoding cuticle protein 19-like: MQTISIIAILSCVSCVAIAYPGGHYADHYAYPKYNYNYGVHSPHTGDVKNQWEARDGDAVKGSYRLNDPDGTIRQVDYTADKHNGFNAIVKKIGKSVHPPAIHHHGHVGHHGGFHAGGSSYVNGFSHAIGHYGAYHY, from the exons ATGCAGACTATTTcg ATAATCGCTATTCTTTCCTGCGTATCATGTGTAGCCATAGCTTATCCCGGTGGACACTACGCTGACCATTAC GCCTACCCGAAGTACAACTACAATTACGGAGTTCACTCACCCCACACCGGAGATGTGAAAAACCAATGGGAAGCCCGCGACGGAGACGCGGTGAAGGGATCGTATAGGCTGAACGACCCCGATGGCACCATCCGACAGGTGGACTACACTGCAGACAAGCACAATGGCTTCAACGCCATTGTCAAGAAGATTGGAAAATCCGTGCACCCCCCGGCAATCCATCACCACGGTCACGTTGGTCACCACGGAGGATTCCACGCCGGAGGTTCATCCTATGTGAACGGTTTCAGCCACGCCATCGGTCACTACGGAGCATATCACTACTAA
- the LOC124161346 gene encoding cuticle protein 7-like: protein MAAFQQILFAAACLIGISYAGEHAHHYGGNGGEHSGGHVIDYYAHPKYNFDYTVHDLHTGDVKNQWETRDGDVVKGSYSVNEPDGTIRKVEYTADKHNGFNAVVKRLGKSYHPEPVKHHYDHGAAQNAYAGQNNGDDSAAGVGSYGNGHHFGASSYSNANIHRLGVQGGHH from the exons ATGGCAGCATTCCAGCAG ATTTTGTTCGCAGCGGCTTGTTTGATTGGTATTTCCTACGCTGGAGAACATGCACATCATTACGGTGGAAATGGTGGAGAGCACTCTGGGGGACATGTTATTGATTACTAC GCTCACCCAAAATACAACTTTGACTACACCGTTCACGATCTCCATACGGGCGACGTTAAGaaccagtgggagacgagggacggtgacgtGGTGAAGGGATCTTACAGCGTCAACGAACCAGACGGTACCATCAGGAAGGTTGAATACACCGCGGACaagcacaacggattcaacgcggTGGTCAAGAGGCTGGGGAAATCTTATCATCCGGAACCAGTGAAACATCACTACGACCACGGAGCTGCCCAGAATGCTTACGCCGGCCAGAATAACGGAGACGACTCGGCCGCGGGAGTGGGATCATATGGAAATGGACATCATTTCGGCGCCTCTTCTTATTCCAACGCCAATATTCATCGTTTGGGTGTTCAAGGTGGTCACCATTAA